A region of the Legionella sp. PATHC035 genome:
TGTACTTCAAAAACCAAATCACCATCAACAAGTTTTAATGCATCATTGATTTTAGGGACATTCTCACGGGGGAACTCCACATCCACAACCGCGCCAATAATTTCTACTACAGTTCCTAAGCTCATTTTATACCCTCTTATAAAGCGGCTGCGCCACCGACAATTTCTGCCAATTCTTGCGTAATTGCAGCTTGTCGTGCTTTGTTATAAGCCAATTGAAATTCTTTAATCAAATCACCGGCATTATCGGTTGCATTTTTCATTGCAATCATTTTAGCCGCTTGTTCACAAGCAATGTTTTCAACAACTGCTTGGTAAATCTGCAATTCGATATAACGTTCTAAAAGATTATCCAGCAATTCCTTAGCATCAGGTTCATAAATATAATCCCAATGATGGCCCATTGTCGTGGTGTCTTCTTCTGATTTTGGCAATGGGAGTAATTGTTTCACCACTGGTTTTTGCGTCATGGTGTTAACAAATTCGTTGTAAACCACATGCAGTGCATCGATGGTGCCGTTGTTAAACGCATCAAGCATCACTTTTACAATGCCAATAACGTCATTAATGCTTGGCGTATCACCAAGATGATCAACAGAACCAAGAACATTACTGCCAACACGCTTAAAAAAAGCTTGCCCTTTACGGCCGATAACTGCCAGATCAACCTCTTTACCTTGTTCCTTCCAGTTACGAATAGTACGAACTGTTTCACGTAACAGGTTTACGTTTAAACCACCACATAAACCCCGATCGGTAGTAACAACGATAAGACCAATACGATTAATCTCGCGATGGGTCATAAACGGATGTCTGTATTCTGAGTGCGCGCGCGCAATGTGCTTTACTACGCTGTAGATTTTACTGGCATACGGCTTAGATGCGCGCATTCTCTCTTGAGTTTTACGCATCTTACTTGCTGCCACCATCTCCATCGCACGAGTAATCTTTCGAGTTTTGTTAATACTCGAAATTTTCGAACGGATTTCTTTTGCTCCAGCCATAATATCATTTCGCCTTAAATTGACTTACCAACTTGCTGTACGCTTAAAGTCTTCTACAGCTTTTTTCAATTTTGCTTCAATGTCATTATCGTAAGCACCTGCTTCATTGATCAGTTGTAACAGATCAGGATGCGAGCTGCGCATATAATCATGTAATGACGCTTCAAATGCCGCAACTTCGTTCACAGGCACATCATCTAAATAACCTTTTTCAACGACAAACAATGCTGTACCCATCTCAGCAACAGATAATGGAGAGTATTGCTTTTGCTTCATCAGCTCAGTAATTCGCTGTCCGCGTTCTAATTGCTTACGGGTCGCATCATCAAGATCGGAAGCAAATTGGGAGAAAGCCTCCAGCTCACGAAATTGCGCGAGTGCCAAACGCGTACCGCCACCTAATTTCTTCATGATTTTGGTTTGTGCAGCACCGCCCACACGCGATACGGATAAACCTGAGTTAATTGCAGGTCGAACCCCTGAGTTAAACAAATCCACATCGAGGAATATCTGACCGTCTGTGATGGAAATAACGTTAGTTGGTACGAATGCAGATACGTCACCAGCTTGGGTTTCAATAATTGGTAATGCAGTTAATGAACCTGTTTTGCCTTTTACTGCGCCCTTAGTCAGCTTCTCTACTTCATCAGCATTGATTCGTGCAGCTCTTTCTAATAAGCGTGAATGCAAATAGAAAATATCCCCAGGATAAGCTTCGCGGCCTGGTGGTCTGCGTAATAATAAGGAGATTTGTCGATATGCCCAAGCTTGTTTTGTGAGGTCGTCATAAACAATCAATGCATCCTCACCATGCTCCATGAAGTATTCGCCCATAGTACATCCCGCGTAGGGAGCAATAAATTGCAATGCGGCAGAATCAGAAGCACCTGCGACGACAACGATGGTATGCTCTAAAGCACCGTGCTCTTCAAGTTTACGAACTATAGCAGCAACAGAAGAAGCTTTTTGGCCAACGGCAACATAAATACACTTAACGCCGGTACCTTTCTGGTTGATAATCGCATCAATAGCAATCGCTGTTTTTCCTGTTTGGCGGTCGCCGATGATAAGCTCACGCTGACCACGTCCGACAGGAATCATCGCGTCAATTGCTTTTAATCCAGTTTGAACAGGCTGATCTACTGATTTACGTGCAATAACGCCAGGAGCTACTTTTTCAATGGGGGACATGCCTGCAGCATCGATTGGTCCTTTACCATCAATCGGATTACCTAATGCATCAACAACACGGCCTAAAAGTCCTTTACCTACTGGAACTTCGAGAATACGCCCAGTACATTTACCTTTTTGACCTTCAGCTAAAGAAGAATATTCACCAAGAACAACCGCGCCCACTGAATCTCTTTCAAGGTTAAGAGCAAGACCATACACCCCGCCTGGGAATTCAATCATTTCCCCAGCCATTACATCTTCAAGGCCATGTAAGCTCACAACACCGTCTTTTAAACTAACAATAGTACCTTCATTTCGTGCTTCAGATACTACACTAAAGTGTTCTATTTTCTTTCTGATTAATTCACTGATTTCAGAAGGATTTAATGCTACTTGTTCTGACATGGAAACTATCCTCTAAATTATGCAGCCAGTTCAGTGTTTAGCTTATTAAGCTTGCCACGAACTGAACCATCTATAACTAAATCGCCCGCTCGAATTATTGCTCCACCAAGCAAGGAAGGATCAATATTGATTTTTAACGAGACCTTACGCTGCAAGCGCTGACTTAAAGATTCGATTAATCGTTGTTGTTGTGCACTAGATAAATCAGAGAAACTGCTGACATCAACATCCAGAGTTTTTTCTTGCTCTGCGCGATGTGCTTCATAGAGTGCATAAATATCGGGTAGCAACATCAATCTTTTGTTGGTAGCCAGTAACGTAATTAAATTACCTAATGGCTTGTTTTCATTTGATTTTGCACCAATTGCTGCGTGCAACAACTCCATATGCTGTTCTACAGTTGTTGCAGGATTAGCAATAAAGTATTCAGCTTCTGGCGTCAACACAGCTTGCGCAAGATTTCTCAAATGTGCTGACCACTCCGCTAATTTTTTTTCCCCTAACGCATATTCAAAAATTGCTTTAGCATAGGGTCTGGCTATGGTGGTACTATCAGACATTTTAAATCTCTTCTATCAAGTTATCTAACAATGCAGTATTTGCCTTAGCATCTATTTCACGCTTTAAAATTTTCTCAGCGCCTGTTATGGCTAAGTGTGCAACTTGTTTGCGCAACTCATCTTTTGCATGATTGATTTGTTGCTGTAATTGCTCTTGTGCCAACTTCACCTGCATTTGCGCTTCATGTTTTGCCGTTTCTTTTGCTTCTTCAATTATTTGCGCAGCACGCTTATTTGCTTTTTCAATAATGTCAGCTGATTGAACTTTAGCTTGCTTTAACTCATCTTTAACGCGATGTTGTGCTAATTCTAATTCTTTGCGACCACGTTCAGCAGCAGCTAAGCCATCAGCAATCTTGTCTTGTCGCTCTTCCATAGCTTTTGCCAAGGGAGGCCATACTAATTTCATAGTAAACAAAACAAAAGCTGCGAAAACCAGCATTTGTACAATTAGTGTTAAATTAATTTCCACCGTTTAATCTCCTGTAACAATTAGGGCGCTTTGCGCCCTGATTTTGTGTTATCAAGAACCCAGGTTGCTTAGGAAAGGGTTTGCGAAAGTAAAGAACAATGCGATACCCACTCCAATCATGGTTACGGCGTCTAACAAACCAGCAACGATGAACATTTTAACTTGTAACATTGGAACCATTTCTGGTTGACGCGCTGAGCCTTCAAGGAATTTGCCACCAAGCAAACCAAATCCTATCGCTGTGCCCAATGCACCCAAACCAATTAACAAGGCAACCGCAACTACGGTCATACTTTGAACTTGTGCTATTAAACTAGCGGCTTGCATATTTATCCCCTTTACAATGGATGAAAATTAAATCGGTTAATGATCTTCGTGTGCCAAACTCAAGTAAACAATCGTTAGCACCATGAAAATAAATGCTTGCAATGTAATTACCAATATATGGAATATTGACCAAGCCAGCGCCAAAATAAATTGTGCTGTGCCCAAGGTCGCAGTACCCAGTGTTGATGATGTTGCAGCATTTAAGGTTAACAGGGCGATTAATATGAATATCAATTCGCCTGCATATAAGTTTCCAAATAACCGCAGTGCCAATGAGATGGGCTTAGCAACAAGACCAACTACTTCCAGCAACAGGTTAAAAGG
Encoded here:
- the atpG gene encoding F0F1 ATP synthase subunit gamma — protein: MAGAKEIRSKISSINKTRKITRAMEMVAASKMRKTQERMRASKPYASKIYSVVKHIARAHSEYRHPFMTHREINRIGLIVVTTDRGLCGGLNVNLLRETVRTIRNWKEQGKEVDLAVIGRKGQAFFKRVGSNVLGSVDHLGDTPSINDVIGIVKVMLDAFNNGTIDALHVVYNEFVNTMTQKPVVKQLLPLPKSEEDTTTMGHHWDYIYEPDAKELLDNLLERYIELQIYQAVVENIACEQAAKMIAMKNATDNAGDLIKEFQLAYNKARQAAITQELAEIVGGAAAL
- the atpA gene encoding F0F1 ATP synthase subunit alpha, with the protein product MSEQVALNPSEISELIRKKIEHFSVVSEARNEGTIVSLKDGVVSLHGLEDVMAGEMIEFPGGVYGLALNLERDSVGAVVLGEYSSLAEGQKGKCTGRILEVPVGKGLLGRVVDALGNPIDGKGPIDAAGMSPIEKVAPGVIARKSVDQPVQTGLKAIDAMIPVGRGQRELIIGDRQTGKTAIAIDAIINQKGTGVKCIYVAVGQKASSVAAIVRKLEEHGALEHTIVVVAGASDSAALQFIAPYAGCTMGEYFMEHGEDALIVYDDLTKQAWAYRQISLLLRRPPGREAYPGDIFYLHSRLLERAARINADEVEKLTKGAVKGKTGSLTALPIIETQAGDVSAFVPTNVISITDGQIFLDVDLFNSGVRPAINSGLSVSRVGGAAQTKIMKKLGGGTRLALAQFRELEAFSQFASDLDDATRKQLERGQRITELMKQKQYSPLSVAEMGTALFVVEKGYLDDVPVNEVAAFEASLHDYMRSSHPDLLQLINEAGAYDNDIEAKLKKAVEDFKRTASW
- a CDS encoding F0F1 ATP synthase subunit delta, whose protein sequence is MSDSTTIARPYAKAIFEYALGEKKLAEWSAHLRNLAQAVLTPEAEYFIANPATTVEQHMELLHAAIGAKSNENKPLGNLITLLATNKRLMLLPDIYALYEAHRAEQEKTLDVDVSSFSDLSSAQQQRLIESLSQRLQRKVSLKINIDPSLLGGAIIRAGDLVIDGSVRGKLNKLNTELAA
- a CDS encoding F0F1 ATP synthase subunit B; amino-acid sequence: MEINLTLIVQMLVFAAFVLFTMKLVWPPLAKAMEERQDKIADGLAAAERGRKELELAQHRVKDELKQAKVQSADIIEKANKRAAQIIEEAKETAKHEAQMQVKLAQEQLQQQINHAKDELRKQVAHLAITGAEKILKREIDAKANTALLDNLIEEI
- the atpE gene encoding F0F1 ATP synthase subunit C — its product is MQAASLIAQVQSMTVVAVALLIGLGALGTAIGFGLLGGKFLEGSARQPEMVPMLQVKMFIVAGLLDAVTMIGVGIALFFTFANPFLSNLGS